In one Candidatus Neomarinimicrobiota bacterium genomic region, the following are encoded:
- a CDS encoding twin-arginine translocation signal domain-containing protein, which yields MDRRNFLKTGTALTLMLGLGVRGGQAFVPAHNWEKYDFGGGPAVKDRLYQGPFPQYPPEQVVPGSYVVMATTRSKEIVPNYGMGLIVYVSGDIGPPQIPGESLEKSLEDLVKLPFVQKIYMRPDWREVQKHPGRLDFPDYWKITFELAEKYNKPVAFRIMLENPDVPYLGAPEYLMDKIPYVKLKGEWKTRPDSIRARKEHKMPRYDDPAYQAAFEELNMLLAEKLNGNPLVEYMDTFMYGFWGEGHTWPFEGNPFPDNIIAEQTWIKMFEIQQKYWTKTPLVTNTQPDFSHVGNSELLDMTVRSHNWIRTDTIYIENTQIEALSNRPPWIAAISEVGITTGDPGDLDIDEGVTLNENIISHVMDMGANYWSVWNWHNISAKNILGYYKKYPDAIDELARTIGYRVRPSWIWYFEKDDHPGLIIGFTNDGIAAVPGILHVTVFSDDGKVKVSGSLDAGYPHPRGVRQAMFILPKGTEWKGLKVKGELIVKDAQHPIRWACRQKLNQDGSLTLRPTKGV from the coding sequence ATGGATAGAAGAAATTTCTTAAAAACCGGCACGGCGTTAACGCTGATGTTAGGCCTTGGCGTTCGCGGGGGTCAGGCGTTTGTCCCGGCGCATAACTGGGAGAAATATGACTTCGGAGGCGGCCCGGCGGTAAAGGACCGGTTGTATCAGGGACCGTTCCCGCAGTATCCGCCGGAACAGGTCGTTCCGGGAAGTTATGTGGTGATGGCGACCACCCGCTCCAAAGAAATTGTACCGAATTACGGAATGGGTTTAATCGTTTACGTTTCCGGTGACATTGGCCCGCCGCAGATTCCCGGTGAGTCACTGGAAAAATCGCTGGAAGATCTGGTCAAACTGCCTTTTGTTCAAAAAATTTACATGCGGCCGGACTGGCGGGAAGTACAGAAGCATCCGGGCCGCCTGGATTTTCCCGATTACTGGAAGATCACCTTCGAACTGGCGGAAAAATATAATAAGCCGGTCGCTTTCCGGATCATGTTGGAGAATCCGGATGTCCCGTATCTGGGAGCACCGGAATATCTGATGGATAAAATTCCTTATGTGAAACTGAAGGGAGAATGGAAAACCCGGCCGGATTCGATAAGGGCCCGGAAAGAACACAAGATGCCTCGATATGACGATCCTGCCTATCAGGCGGCATTTGAAGAATTGAATATGCTGCTGGCTGAGAAGCTGAATGGCAATCCGCTGGTGGAATATATGGATACCTTTATGTACGGTTTCTGGGGCGAAGGACACACCTGGCCATTCGAGGGGAATCCTTTCCCGGACAATATCATTGCCGAGCAAACCTGGATAAAAATGTTTGAGATCCAGCAGAAATACTGGACGAAAACCCCGCTGGTAACCAATACCCAGCCGGACTTCAGCCATGTGGGAAATTCTGAATTATTGGACATGACCGTCCGTTCACATAACTGGATTCGTACCGATACCATTTATATCGAAAATACCCAGATTGAGGCTCTGAGCAACCGGCCGCCCTGGATTGCCGCCATCAGTGAGGTGGGGATTACGACTGGAGATCCGGGAGATTTGGATATTGATGAGGGCGTTACCCTGAACGAAAATATCATTTCACATGTGATGGATATGGGAGCCAATTACTGGTCGGTGTGGAACTGGCACAATATTTCCGCAAAAAATATTCTCGGTTACTATAAAAAATATCCGGATGCGATCGATGAACTTGCCAGGACAATCGGTTACCGGGTTCGTCCCTCCTGGATCTGGTATTTTGAAAAGGATGATCATCCGGGCCTGATTATCGGATTCACCAACGATGGTATTGCCGCGGTTCCGGGAATTTTGCATGTGACGGTATTCAGTGACGATGGAAAAGTGAAAGTGAGCGGCAGTCTGGATGCCGGATATCCCCATCCCCGAGGGGTAAGGCAGGCGATGTTTATTCTACCGAAAGGAACCGAGTGGAAAGGCCTGAAAGTGAAAGGTGAATTGATTGTAAAGGATGCACAGCATCCCATCAGATGGGCCTGCCGACAGAAATTAAATCAGGACGGCTCCCTGACGCTGCGGCCGACCAAAGGCGTCTGA
- a CDS encoding DUF4832 domain-containing protein, translating to MNVRKIIFALGILSIFSVLMAQVDPFVNIIKGDGTPNVVLVSPRETDEVLVNPGMGFTTHNRFNGEVAGYPESSIAYFRWYWEELEPQEGQFNWDMVDSVLAGARAHGQRLATRIMPANGRDGVPEWYKELGAKGYEYIAESTQHAGKTTTSWMPDHSEPLYAKYMGRLVREFAKRYDGHPDIDHIDIGSYGHWGEWHLSFVEEKQSYPFEIKKMIIDWYLENFKKTPLVIAEDAEDGLEYAAQNGVGWRADCMGDYGPPNNWNLMTRYLKLPDMYPSVGEAWKTTPVAFETCGTMESWLRVGRDIEYIYSVCLELHASVLNNKSTPIPPEWWPATEKFLKRMGYRLVPRLIRHEKWLSTGDTLHFEMELDNIGVAPPYRAYVPVVELRKAERGAKTVLASTQAEWNVKKWLPGRHREKLSVILPGDAKPGRYLVYFSLLDPIEHTPAIQLAVEGGDAQKWYSWSALTVAE from the coding sequence ATGAATGTTCGAAAAATCATCTTTGCTTTAGGTATTCTGAGCATTTTTTCCGTGCTGATGGCCCAGGTGGATCCTTTCGTGAATATCATAAAAGGAGACGGGACTCCCAATGTGGTACTAGTTTCACCGCGGGAGACGGATGAGGTACTGGTAAATCCCGGAATGGGATTTACCACACACAACAGATTCAACGGAGAAGTGGCGGGTTATCCGGAGAGCTCCATTGCCTATTTCCGCTGGTACTGGGAGGAACTGGAGCCGCAGGAGGGACAGTTCAACTGGGACATGGTGGATTCGGTACTGGCCGGTGCCAGAGCCCACGGTCAGCGGCTGGCGACCCGAATCATGCCGGCCAACGGACGGGATGGTGTTCCGGAGTGGTACAAGGAACTGGGCGCGAAAGGCTATGAATACATTGCGGAAAGCACCCAGCACGCCGGAAAAACCACCACGAGCTGGATGCCGGACCATTCCGAACCGCTGTATGCGAAATATATGGGACGACTGGTACGGGAGTTTGCCAAACGCTATGACGGTCACCCGGATATCGACCATATCGATATCGGATCGTACGGCCACTGGGGGGAATGGCACCTCAGCTTTGTGGAAGAAAAACAATCCTATCCGTTTGAGATTAAAAAGATGATCATCGACTGGTACCTGGAAAATTTCAAGAAAACACCGCTGGTCATCGCTGAAGATGCCGAGGATGGACTGGAATATGCCGCTCAGAACGGTGTCGGCTGGCGGGCAGATTGCATGGGTGATTACGGGCCGCCAAATAACTGGAATCTGATGACCCGTTACTTAAAATTACCCGATATGTATCCCTCGGTGGGAGAGGCCTGGAAGACTACGCCGGTGGCATTCGAAACCTGCGGCACCATGGAATCCTGGCTGCGGGTCGGGCGCGACATTGAATACATTTACAGCGTGTGCCTGGAGCTGCACGCCTCGGTGCTGAACAACAAATCTACCCCAATTCCGCCCGAATGGTGGCCGGCGACTGAAAAGTTTCTGAAGCGCATGGGATACCGTCTGGTTCCGCGCCTGATCCGGCATGAGAAGTGGCTGTCTACCGGCGACACCCTGCATTTTGAGATGGAGCTGGACAACATCGGTGTGGCGCCGCCCTACCGGGCATATGTTCCGGTCGTCGAGCTGCGGAAAGCGGAGAGAGGGGCAAAAACGGTTCTGGCCTCCACTCAGGCGGAGTGGAATGTGAAAAAATGGCTGCCGGGGCGGCACCGGGAAAAGTTGAGTGTAATACTCCCTGGCGATGCAAAGCCGGGCCGCTACCTGGTGTACTTCTCCCTGCTCGATCCCATTGAGCACACGCCGGCTATTCAGCTGGCGGTTGAAGGAGGCGATGCGCAGAAATGGTATTCCTGGAGCGCGCTTACGGTTGCGGAATAA
- a CDS encoding MBL fold metallo-hydrolase produces MKNFKIQNAIVIICFLVGVNAFGQTYQEVPGRFPTRNIAEEIRDHHSGLAVWWTGHNGWLIKSGDTLVSTDLVLETEEDRLYDPPVSAAEIAADLDIAFITHEHGDHFSRATSRILLEKSDCIFVMPETCLEAARELGIPEIRIRIATPRDSFKVKGVKVKALRAIHGNPKFAVFYNANLQDCGYLITLGGKDFLQPGDTVLLEDHLFLKHVDVLFFSPTEHNMHIQQSVLLINELAPDYILPQHRNTFRVTDQNRYWTTAYAHEVKMYLSKPLRKNRYHILNHGEKLEIR; encoded by the coding sequence ATGAAGAACTTTAAGATACAGAATGCCATAGTAATTATCTGTTTCCTTGTGGGGGTAAATGCGTTCGGGCAAACCTATCAGGAAGTCCCGGGCCGATTTCCCACCCGGAATATCGCGGAAGAGATTCGCGACCATCACAGCGGTCTGGCGGTATGGTGGACGGGGCACAACGGCTGGCTCATCAAATCCGGCGATACCCTGGTGAGCACTGACCTGGTACTGGAGACTGAAGAAGACCGGCTGTACGACCCGCCGGTTTCGGCGGCGGAAATTGCGGCGGATCTGGATATCGCTTTCATTACCCACGAACACGGCGATCATTTCTCGCGGGCCACTTCCCGAATTCTGCTGGAAAAATCCGACTGCATTTTCGTAATGCCGGAAACCTGCCTGGAAGCCGCCCGCGAACTGGGAATTCCGGAAATTCGTATTCGGATTGCCACGCCCAGGGATTCATTTAAAGTCAAAGGAGTCAAGGTAAAAGCGCTACGGGCGATTCACGGCAATCCCAAATTTGCCGTATTTTACAATGCCAATCTGCAGGACTGCGGTTATCTGATCACGCTGGGCGGAAAAGATTTTCTGCAGCCCGGCGATACGGTACTGCTGGAAGATCATCTTTTCCTCAAACATGTGGATGTGCTGTTTTTCTCCCCGACTGAACACAACATGCATATTCAGCAATCCGTTCTTTTGATTAACGAGCTGGCGCCGGATTACATTCTGCCCCAGCACCGCAACACCTTCCGGGTGACCGATCAGAACCGCTACTGGACTACCGCCTATGCCCACGAGGTTAAAATGTACCTCTCCAAACCGCTGCGGAAGAACCGCTATCATATTTTAAATCATGGGGAAAAACTGGAGATCCGTTAA
- a CDS encoding DUF4832 domain-containing protein → MIKHRLNIKRILRLLLLSGLLIIFACSKEEPTEPEDNDNKVVLEEIDDVLPNPFKGFAPWIGVNNPVYDTKLQQATFTWKELEPQQGQYNWARLEQNWGNVAANGKRVGFRITAALPGDPGHFDIPQWLADQGIEMRAYEIDGAQGLAPDWDDPKFLQAHHDFIMALGAQYDSDPRVAWIDIGSYGFWGEWHVWLNDSLAATQATKQAILEDYFAAFPTKQKVIAFDDDFATKYVTDHGGGIRNDCLGTEDSNNWYLESLNAIDPNLNDRVWKTAIITGEFCGSGYGAQQGTTTRFELNYQFIQQTHWSFIGSAGGAVVPQDEEHQKNLDKLHKKLGYRFVLKEVTHAASVSQGKVLDLAITVENKGVAPFYYNWPLMLYLIDKDGTATLEKELPVDLITWLPGEKIENVTVQIPAKLTTGDYDVKLAIEDPDTGKPGVMLANTHRDTEGRYLISRVKIN, encoded by the coding sequence ATGATAAAACATCGTTTGAATATTAAAAGAATTTTGAGACTCCTGCTTCTTTCCGGGCTGCTTATAATTTTTGCCTGTTCGAAGGAGGAGCCCACCGAACCGGAGGACAATGACAATAAAGTTGTTTTGGAGGAAATAGACGATGTGCTGCCCAATCCGTTTAAGGGATTTGCGCCATGGATTGGTGTGAATAATCCGGTCTATGACACCAAGCTGCAGCAGGCGACTTTTACCTGGAAAGAGCTGGAACCCCAGCAGGGACAATACAACTGGGCCCGGCTGGAGCAGAACTGGGGTAATGTGGCTGCAAATGGCAAGCGGGTAGGATTCCGCATAACGGCTGCGCTGCCGGGTGATCCAGGTCATTTTGATATTCCGCAGTGGCTGGCGGATCAGGGCATAGAAATGCGGGCTTATGAAATCGACGGGGCGCAGGGCTTGGCGCCGGACTGGGATGATCCCAAATTCCTGCAGGCCCATCACGATTTCATCATGGCGCTGGGGGCCCAATATGACAGTGATCCGCGGGTGGCCTGGATCGATATCGGTTCCTATGGATTCTGGGGCGAATGGCATGTCTGGCTGAACGATTCGCTGGCTGCCACCCAGGCGACTAAACAGGCTATTCTGGAGGATTATTTTGCGGCATTTCCCACCAAACAGAAGGTCATCGCTTTCGATGACGATTTTGCGACCAAATATGTCACGGATCACGGCGGCGGTATTCGCAATGATTGCCTGGGGACAGAGGACTCCAACAATTGGTACCTGGAAAGCCTGAATGCAATCGATCCCAATTTGAATGATCGGGTGTGGAAGACAGCCATCATCACCGGCGAATTCTGCGGTTCCGGTTACGGCGCCCAGCAGGGGACCACCACACGTTTCGAGCTGAATTACCAGTTTATTCAGCAGACCCACTGGTCTTTTATCGGCAGTGCCGGCGGCGCTGTTGTACCGCAAGACGAGGAACATCAAAAAAATCTGGACAAATTACATAAAAAATTGGGCTATCGCTTTGTGCTGAAAGAGGTGACGCATGCGGCATCTGTTTCCCAGGGAAAGGTTCTGGATCTGGCAATTACAGTGGAAAACAAAGGAGTAGCCCCGTTTTATTATAACTGGCCGCTGATGCTTTATTTGATTGACAAAGACGGCACTGCCACCCTGGAAAAGGAGCTGCCGGTGGATCTCATCACCTGGTTGCCGGGAGAGAAAATTGAAAATGTCACTGTTCAAATCCCGGCGAAATTGACCACCGGAGACTACGATGTCAAACTGGCGATTGAGGATCCGGACACCGGCAAGCCGGGGGTTATGCTTGCCAATACTCACCGGGATACGGAAGGACGTTATCTGATAAGCCGTGTTAAAATTAATTAG
- a CDS encoding beta-galactosidase yields MNQSKPSLSKFIVLVTAAIMLFSGLVFAQEWEPLADWGHWRLGQKSDLDFLQKNNMTITFGSGAPNFEYVTRAEFDKEMEEAKAFNRSYHDKGYIVLRYLSSSLNGKTKTNTDIPQKDQIDFLDFYNSRWSEFTDYIGPKPPEDPTTWITVRADGTFPYYRYAPYGKEKTERFETWGCPNNPYYVRMMEGRIRAQAETGIDGSYVDWTHIAGETCYCDYTRKAFIDYLTESLPAEVAKEKYGTSDYENITLPKERGDYFWMEWITFRGRSVAEFHRRLRTVARKYNPHFMISGNVFGGFGYGPVAYDAAGNMEMLGAEGYDDFIYSEMQEFLDSAPRRDSTGTKITNSPALKFLTAAAHNKPIIVYATEITPPIFPNSSEKVLSAMAQINIAEAEANHTIFREKRQTPPGATRFYQFLSANEKDLVDAKLTSNIGILASLNQYLADELSFAFSASRVLADEGIAHVMLVENDLLSGKINDIDLVMIPYLPLLSVEKQQALKNYVENGGVLLVLGESGRKNQYNVPNDRLVLAEVLGEKDYPESYVEKTVGKGKIAYIPVTIPSDRFLVQAKEKGEFTTFGPTMADVFSDIPEAYTRNNMDPDLRKILKKAGARIRKLIPEQISMLTKKTPYIEMTTMTNDEENLMLVHLVNYDVTLDGTITPARDLQIQLSLPTGKKVKSVKFSGTLSDLQPLDFDAKQKAGKQVITSEPDKVEVYGLAVVRFE; encoded by the coding sequence ATGAATCAATCGAAACCTTCGTTAAGTAAATTTATTGTCCTGGTTACAGCAGCGATCATGCTCTTCAGCGGACTGGTCTTCGCGCAGGAATGGGAGCCGCTGGCGGACTGGGGGCACTGGCGATTGGGGCAAAAATCCGATCTGGATTTCCTGCAAAAAAATAATATGACCATCACCTTTGGCAGCGGTGCGCCGAATTTCGAATATGTGACCCGCGCTGAATTCGACAAGGAAATGGAAGAAGCAAAAGCATTCAATCGCAGTTATCATGATAAAGGCTATATTGTGCTACGGTATCTCTCCAGTTCGTTAAACGGAAAGACCAAAACGAATACTGATATTCCTCAAAAAGATCAGATTGATTTTTTGGATTTTTATAACAGTCGCTGGAGTGAATTTACAGATTATATTGGTCCCAAGCCGCCGGAAGACCCCACCACCTGGATTACGGTGCGGGCGGACGGCACCTTCCCATACTACCGGTATGCCCCCTACGGCAAGGAAAAAACGGAGCGTTTCGAAACCTGGGGATGCCCCAATAATCCGTATTACGTGCGGATGATGGAAGGTCGAATCCGGGCGCAGGCGGAAACCGGCATTGATGGGTCTTATGTGGACTGGACTCACATAGCCGGGGAAACCTGTTACTGCGATTACACACGCAAGGCCTTTATCGATTATCTGACAGAAAGCCTGCCTGCTGAGGTGGCAAAGGAAAAATATGGCACGTCAGATTACGAAAATATCACGCTTCCCAAAGAGCGGGGAGATTATTTCTGGATGGAATGGATTACGTTTCGGGGACGCAGTGTGGCTGAATTCCATCGCCGGCTGCGGACGGTGGCGCGGAAATACAATCCCCATTTCATGATTTCCGGGAATGTGTTCGGCGGCTTCGGTTACGGGCCCGTCGCGTACGATGCGGCAGGCAATATGGAAATGCTGGGAGCGGAAGGCTACGATGATTTCATTTATTCGGAAATGCAGGAATTTCTGGATTCAGCGCCGCGCAGGGATTCGACGGGCACAAAGATCACCAACAGCCCGGCGCTTAAATTCCTGACCGCCGCCGCTCACAACAAGCCCATCATTGTGTACGCCACGGAAATTACTCCACCGATTTTTCCGAATTCCAGTGAGAAGGTGCTGAGCGCCATGGCTCAGATCAACATCGCAGAAGCGGAAGCCAATCACACCATATTCCGTGAAAAACGCCAGACACCACCCGGCGCCACCCGCTTCTACCAATTTCTTTCCGCAAATGAAAAGGATCTGGTGGACGCAAAATTGACGAGCAATATAGGGATCCTGGCCTCTTTGAACCAGTATCTGGCAGATGAACTCAGCTTCGCCTTTAGCGCCTCGCGGGTACTGGCGGATGAAGGGATTGCACACGTCATGCTGGTGGAAAACGACCTGCTTTCCGGCAAAATTAATGATATAGATCTGGTAATGATTCCCTATCTCCCACTGCTCAGTGTGGAGAAACAGCAGGCGTTGAAAAATTATGTGGAAAATGGCGGAGTTCTGTTAGTGCTGGGAGAAAGCGGAAGGAAAAATCAGTACAATGTTCCGAATGACCGTCTGGTATTAGCGGAGGTGCTCGGTGAAAAGGATTATCCTGAAAGTTATGTGGAGAAAACGGTTGGCAAAGGAAAGATCGCTTATATTCCGGTAACTATTCCGTCCGATCGATTCCTGGTGCAAGCGAAGGAAAAAGGGGAATTTACCACCTTTGGTCCCACAATGGCTGATGTTTTTTCTGATATCCCGGAAGCGTACACCAGAAACAACATGGATCCTGATCTCCGCAAAATCCTGAAAAAGGCCGGCGCCCGTATCCGGAAATTGATCCCGGAACAGATTTCCATGCTGACAAAAAAGACGCCGTATATCGAGATGACTACCATGACCAACGATGAAGAAAATCTGATGCTGGTTCACCTGGTCAATTATGACGTGACGCTGGACGGAACCATTACCCCGGCTCGGGACCTGCAGATTCAGTTAAGCCTACCGACAGGAAAAAAGGTTAAGAGCGTGAAGTTCAGTGGAACGCTTTCCGACCTGCAACCGCTGGATTTTGATGCCAAACAAAAAGCAGGAAAACAGGTGATCACTTCTGAACCGGACAAGGTGGAGGTTTATGGGCTGGCAGTCGTCCGGTTTGAATAA
- a CDS encoding gamma-glutamyltransferase, translating to MQQFNKNTLLTFILFLLAAHISFAAEISWKASGDKGLVVAGKPQAVAAGIEILQDGGNAADAAASALLVLGVKHIGAFTIGGEVPVIIRDVRTNDVKVLSGQGAAPLDPEAIEWYLENGIPGSSIKAAAVPAVIDLCVTMLQKYGTISFETAVEPTLRILDAGGPSWYIDTSDGDTVDTGRNWYADLAGTLRKLVEAEQMAIGDRVDKLQAVSNRFYRGDIADALDAWYRQKGGFLRKKDLIAHVTEIEEPLKVEYKGYTVYKCGPWTQGPYLLQTLQLLKGFDLQKMGHLSADYIHTVTESMKLALADRDAWYGDPLFSSIPMTALLSERYSDIRRDLIDMKKASDQILPGDPYGMRARSQMPVPQTEQGGTTTLCVSDRWGNVVATTPSGLGSTAGSGGETGVIHGARLVSLNTWKKHPNCIEPGKRPRITLTPTLIMKDDKPVMAISIAGGDLQDQVALQLLLDNIEFGMLPEEAVKAPRFATGHHTGSFGQDDPDIASLRLQAKISRDVTDDLKNRGHQVNVRKGGIGGAAMLYIDPESGKSYGAAAAAGSVD from the coding sequence ATGCAGCAATTTAATAAAAATACACTCCTGACATTTATACTGTTTCTGTTAGCCGCTCATATCTCATTTGCCGCAGAAATCAGTTGGAAAGCCAGCGGCGATAAGGGTCTTGTGGTGGCCGGAAAGCCGCAAGCGGTGGCTGCCGGTATTGAGATATTGCAAGACGGCGGGAATGCCGCCGATGCCGCTGCCTCTGCTCTGCTGGTATTGGGGGTCAAACATATCGGTGCATTTACCATCGGGGGAGAAGTGCCGGTAATCATTCGCGATGTTCGAACAAATGACGTGAAAGTGCTTTCCGGACAGGGAGCGGCCCCACTTGACCCCGAAGCGATTGAGTGGTATCTGGAAAACGGAATCCCGGGCAGCAGCATCAAAGCCGCCGCGGTACCGGCTGTGATTGATCTGTGCGTCACCATGCTGCAGAAGTACGGCACGATTTCTTTTGAAACAGCGGTGGAGCCTACCCTGCGGATTCTGGATGCCGGCGGACCGAGCTGGTATATCGACACCTCCGATGGCGATACAGTGGATACCGGGCGCAACTGGTACGCAGATCTGGCCGGAACATTGCGCAAACTGGTGGAAGCCGAACAAATGGCAATCGGTGACCGGGTGGATAAACTGCAGGCGGTCTCCAATCGATTTTACCGGGGAGATATTGCCGATGCACTGGATGCCTGGTACCGGCAAAAGGGCGGTTTTCTCCGGAAAAAAGATTTAATAGCGCACGTGACGGAGATCGAAGAACCATTGAAGGTCGAGTATAAGGGATATACGGTTTACAAATGCGGTCCCTGGACGCAGGGGCCTTATCTGCTCCAGACGCTCCAATTGCTGAAAGGATTTGACCTGCAAAAAATGGGTCATCTTTCAGCGGACTATATCCATACCGTTACCGAATCCATGAAGCTGGCCCTGGCGGACCGCGATGCTTGGTATGGCGATCCGCTATTTTCAAGTATTCCTATGACGGCCCTGTTGTCCGAGCGGTATAGTGATATCCGTCGTGACTTGATTGACATGAAGAAAGCCTCCGATCAAATTCTTCCCGGAGATCCCTATGGAATGAGAGCACGCAGCCAAATGCCAGTCCCGCAAACCGAACAAGGGGGTACAACCACCCTCTGCGTCTCGGATCGGTGGGGAAATGTGGTGGCCACAACCCCCAGCGGGTTGGGAAGCACTGCCGGATCGGGCGGCGAAACCGGGGTGATTCACGGTGCCCGGCTGGTGAGCCTGAATACCTGGAAGAAACATCCCAACTGCATCGAACCGGGAAAGCGTCCGCGCATCACCCTTACGCCCACTCTTATTATGAAAGATGATAAACCGGTGATGGCGATTAGTATTGCCGGCGGTGATCTGCAGGATCAGGTGGCGTTGCAGTTGTTACTGGATAATATAGAGTTCGGAATGCTTCCGGAAGAAGCGGTAAAGGCACCCCGCTTCGCGACCGGCCATCATACCGGTTCGTTCGGGCAGGATGACCCGGATATTGCCAGCTTACGGTTACAGGCAAAAATTTCTCGGGATGTTACGGATGATCTAAAAAACAGGGGTCATCAAGTGAATGTGAGGAAGGGTGGTATTGGCGGCGCAGCCATGCTTTATATCGATCCTGAATCCGGAAAATCCTACGGTGCGGCTGCTGCCGCCGGAAGCGTGGACTAG
- a CDS encoding carbohydrate-binding family 9-like protein, whose translation MVNLNAQTDKDVYHVKETTDFDISGKGNADHWQQADWLKLSPREESSYLQTRAKALYSDSGIYFLFHNQDRKITATIQQDFEDLWHEDVVEVFLWTDEDFPIYFEYELSPLNRELVLLIPNLKGNLLGWRPWHYERKRLTRHKVWIDSSDAMEKQIHWLAEFFIPYELLEPLGNVPPESGTRWRVNLYRVDHDLGHSESWAWQPVEERFHEYKKFGTFIFE comes from the coding sequence ATGGTTAACCTGAATGCGCAAACGGATAAAGATGTCTATCATGTCAAAGAAACGACTGATTTTGATATCTCCGGGAAGGGCAATGCCGACCATTGGCAGCAGGCAGACTGGTTAAAATTATCCCCGCGGGAAGAAAGCAGCTATTTGCAGACCCGGGCAAAGGCGCTTTACTCTGACAGCGGTATTTATTTTCTGTTCCATAACCAGGACCGGAAAATAACCGCGACCATTCAGCAGGATTTTGAAGATTTATGGCATGAGGATGTGGTTGAAGTTTTTCTCTGGACCGACGAGGACTTTCCCATTTATTTCGAGTACGAGCTGTCTCCCCTGAACCGCGAACTGGTGCTCCTGATTCCCAATCTCAAGGGTAATCTGCTGGGCTGGAGACCATGGCATTACGAAAGAAAACGGCTTACCCGACATAAAGTCTGGATTGACAGTTCAGATGCGATGGAAAAACAAATTCATTGGCTGGCTGAATTTTTTATTCCCTATGAATTGCTCGAACCACTCGGCAACGTGCCACCGGAATCCGGAACCCGCTGGCGGGTGAATCTTTATCGTGTTGATCACGACCTGGGTCATTCTGAGAGCTGGGCATGGCAGCCGGTAGAAGAACGATTTCACGAATATAAAAAATTCGGCACTTTCATCTTTGAATAA
- a CDS encoding carboxypeptidase-like regulatory domain-containing protein, producing MKLKNLRNLAVIMGGILLLSCAPSQKFSAEAPQPGKSLLVGAILVENVGLEDVYEAKTANIKVVIIGKSAENGREVTQAYHVKTNADGYYMIQNVPPGAYVLKGIEVDLGYETRMIISSRWEGNTQQYYPVSLMIDNIVREWPPASDQRVIDMRIRYFRIDAAKRIMYDDIESLSNAKLAITDKRYTMPDPEAYFREKFPDWGWFSAN from the coding sequence ATGAAGCTGAAAAATCTGAGAAATCTGGCCGTCATTATGGGGGGGATATTACTATTGAGTTGTGCGCCGTCCCAAAAATTTTCCGCCGAAGCGCCGCAGCCAGGTAAATCGCTGCTGGTTGGAGCAATCCTGGTGGAAAACGTTGGATTGGAGGATGTTTATGAAGCAAAGACCGCTAATATTAAAGTCGTGATAATAGGAAAATCCGCAGAAAACGGGAGAGAAGTTACGCAGGCTTACCATGTGAAAACCAATGCTGACGGCTATTATATGATTCAGAATGTGCCCCCGGGTGCTTACGTGCTAAAGGGTATTGAGGTGGACCTGGGTTATGAAACACGGATGATAATTTCGTCCCGGTGGGAAGGGAACACGCAGCAATACTATCCTGTGAGCCTGATGATTGACAACATCGTGCGGGAATGGCCGCCGGCTTCGGATCAGAGGGTGATTGATATGCGAATCCGTTATTTCAGAATTGATGCAGCCAAACGCATTATGTACGATGATATAGAATCGCTGAGTAATGCTAAACTGGCCATCACGGATAAGCGCTATACCATGCCCGACCCGGAAGCTTATTTTCGTGAGAAATTCCCGGATTGGGGCTGGTTTAGTGCCAATTGA